In Thermus filiformis, one DNA window encodes the following:
- the ald gene encoding alanine dehydrogenase, with product MTIGVPKEIKTWENRVALTPGGVESLVRRGHKVLVERGAGVGSGLSDAEYERAGAELVSREEAWGAQMVVKVKEPIQEEYRFLRPDLILFTYLHLAADRPLTEALLQAGTAAIAYETVQLPDGSLPLLVPMSEVAGRMAPQVGAQFLEKPKGGRGVLLGGVPGVAPASVVILGGGTVGINAAKIALGMGAQVTVLDVNHQRLQYLDDVFGGRLVTLTSTEANIKKSIQHADLLIGAVLIPGAKAPKLVTREMLPMMKEGSVIVDVAVDQGGCVETIRPTTHADPAYVVDGVVHYGVANMPGAVPRTSTFALTNQTLPYVLKLAEKGLEALKEDPALRKGLNTYQGRLTHPKVAEAFGLPYTPPEEVL from the coding sequence ATGACCATCGGCGTGCCAAAGGAGATCAAGACTTGGGAGAACCGCGTGGCTCTCACCCCCGGGGGCGTGGAGAGCCTGGTGAGGCGGGGGCACAAGGTCCTGGTGGAACGGGGGGCCGGGGTAGGCTCGGGCCTTTCCGACGCGGAGTACGAGCGGGCGGGGGCCGAGCTGGTGAGCCGGGAGGAGGCCTGGGGGGCCCAGATGGTGGTCAAGGTCAAGGAGCCCATCCAGGAGGAGTACCGCTTCCTGAGGCCCGACCTCATCCTCTTCACCTACCTGCACCTGGCCGCGGACCGCCCCCTCACGGAGGCCCTGCTCCAGGCAGGCACGGCGGCCATCGCCTACGAGACCGTCCAGCTTCCGGACGGCTCCCTCCCCCTTCTGGTCCCCATGAGTGAGGTGGCGGGCCGGATGGCCCCCCAGGTGGGGGCCCAGTTCCTGGAGAAGCCCAAGGGGGGCCGGGGGGTGCTCCTGGGCGGGGTCCCGGGGGTGGCCCCGGCCAGCGTGGTCATCCTGGGCGGGGGGACGGTGGGGATCAACGCCGCCAAGATCGCCCTGGGCATGGGGGCCCAGGTCACCGTCTTGGACGTGAACCACCAGCGCCTCCAGTACCTGGACGACGTCTTCGGGGGGCGGCTGGTCACCCTGACCTCCACGGAGGCCAACATCAAGAAGAGCATCCAGCACGCGGACCTCCTCATCGGGGCCGTCCTCATCCCCGGGGCCAAGGCCCCCAAGCTGGTCACCCGGGAGATGCTGCCCATGATGAAGGAGGGGAGCGTGATCGTGGACGTGGCGGTGGACCAGGGGGGGTGCGTGGAGACCATCCGGCCTACCACCCACGCCGACCCCGCCTACGTGGTGGACGGGGTGGTCCACTACGGGGTGGCCAACATGCCGGGGGCGGTCCCCCGCACCTCCACCTTCGCCCTCACCAACCAGACCCTGCCCTACGTGCTCAAGCTGGCGGAAAAGGGCCTGGAGGCCCTCAAGGAGGACCCCGCCCTCCGCAAGGGGCTCAACACCTACCAGGGCCGCCTCACCCATCCCAAGGTGGCGGAGGCCTTCGGCCTCCCGTATACTCCTCCTGAAGAGGTCCTATGA
- the truB gene encoding tRNA pseudouridine(55) synthase TruB: MALFAVEKPLGLTSHDAVEEARRRLGTRRVGHTGTLDPLATGVLVLVSDQSTKLVPFLSGEDKEYLAWVSFGATTPTLDAEGPVVEEAPVRFSLKDLEAALLSFLSLTEQVPPLFSAVKVGGVRAYEAAREGRPLELKPRPARYLEVELLAFDPAPRPYPIAPSARGWRIAERGRKVDLPPPLGPYPTAVVRLVVASGTYIRAFARDLGERPPPPPGGGGPPGRGGRGAPPPPLGPYPTAVVRLVVASGTYIRAFARDLGERLGTKAFLAGLVRTRVGRIGLERAVPLSELSPDRAIPEVEALPFPVVELSHTEARRVLEGVPLPIPVVGYVALVDSRRRLLAIAEGDGFKLKIKRVLKKEDV, from the coding sequence ATGGCCCTCTTCGCGGTGGAAAAACCCCTGGGCCTGACCTCGCACGACGCGGTGGAGGAGGCGAGGAGGCGGCTTGGGACCCGCCGGGTGGGGCACACGGGCACCCTGGACCCCCTGGCCACCGGGGTCTTGGTCCTGGTCTCTGACCAGTCCACCAAGCTCGTCCCCTTCCTCTCCGGGGAGGACAAGGAGTACCTGGCCTGGGTCTCCTTCGGGGCCACCACCCCCACCCTGGACGCGGAGGGGCCGGTGGTGGAGGAGGCCCCGGTCCGCTTCTCCCTGAAGGACCTCGAGGCCGCCCTCCTCTCCTTCCTCTCCCTCACCGAGCAGGTCCCCCCCCTCTTCTCCGCGGTTAAGGTGGGGGGGGTGAGGGCGTACGAGGCGGCCCGGGAGGGGAGGCCCCTGGAGCTCAAGCCCCGGCCGGCCCGGTACCTGGAGGTGGAGCTTTTGGCCTTTGACCCCGCCCCCAGGCCCTACCCCATCGCCCCTTCCGCCCGGGGGTGGCGGATCGCCGAGCGGGGCCGGAAGGTGGACCTCCCCCCGCCCCTGGGCCCCTACCCCACCGCCGTTGTCCGGCTCGTGGTGGCCTCGGGGACCTACATCCGGGCCTTCGCCCGCGACCTGGGGGAGAGGCCCCCCCCTCCCCCCGGGGGGGGGGGGCCCCCGGGGCGGGGCGGAAGGGGGGCCCCCCCCCCGCCCCTGGGCCCCTACCCCACCGCCGTTGTCCGGCTCGTGGTGGCCTCGGGGACCTACATCCGGGCCTTCGCCCGCGACCTGGGGGAGAGGCTCGGGACCAAGGCCTTCCTGGCCGGCCTGGTCCGCACCCGGGTGGGCCGGATCGGGCTCGAGCGGGCCGTTCCCCTGTCCGAGCTCTCCCCCGACCGGGCCATCCCCGAGGTGGAGGCCCTCCCCTTCCCGGTGGTGGAGCTCTCCCACACCGAGGCCCGGCGGGTCCTGGAGGGGGTGCCCTTGCCCATTCCCGTGGTGGGGTACGTGGCCCTGGTGGACTCGAGGCGCCGCCTTCTGGCCATCGCGGAGGGGGATGGGTTCAAGCTCAAGATCAAGCGGGTACTCAAAAAGGAGGACGTATGA
- a CDS encoding enoyl-CoA hydratase/isomerase family protein: protein MDLSAFPDLRFLWPRPGVLEIRWSAPGLNAFSPALHRQLAGVWKALEDWEEVRAVLLVGEGGAFSAGGSFGLIEEMRASRKALLRVLREARALVLGPLDFPRPVVAAVEGVAVGAGLALALASDVVVAGKRARLLDGHTRLGVAAGDHAVLLWPLLLGLAKAKYHLLLNEPLTGEEAERLGLVALAVEDEKVYEKALEVAERLAQGPREALSHTKHALNNWPRSFLAHFDASLALEFLGFYGSEVEEGLRALKEKRAPHFGDAD, encoded by the coding sequence GTGGACCTTTCCGCCTTCCCCGACCTCCGGTTCCTCTGGCCCCGGCCGGGCGTGCTGGAGATCCGCTGGTCCGCCCCCGGGCTGAACGCCTTCTCCCCCGCCCTTCACCGGCAGCTCGCCGGGGTCTGGAAGGCCCTGGAGGACTGGGAGGAGGTCCGGGCCGTCCTCCTGGTGGGGGAGGGTGGGGCCTTCTCCGCCGGGGGCTCCTTCGGCCTCATAGAGGAGATGCGCGCCTCGCGCAAGGCCCTCCTCCGGGTCCTCCGGGAGGCGCGGGCTTTGGTCCTGGGGCCTTTGGACTTTCCCCGCCCGGTGGTGGCGGCGGTGGAGGGGGTGGCGGTGGGGGCGGGGCTCGCCCTGGCCCTGGCCTCGGACGTGGTGGTGGCGGGAAAGAGGGCCCGGCTCCTGGACGGCCACACCCGGCTGGGGGTGGCCGCGGGGGACCACGCCGTCCTGCTTTGGCCCCTGCTTTTGGGCCTGGCCAAGGCCAAGTACCACCTCCTCCTGAACGAGCCCCTCACGGGAGAGGAGGCGGAGCGGCTGGGCCTGGTGGCCCTGGCGGTGGAGGACGAGAAGGTCTACGAGAAGGCCCTCGAGGTGGCCGAGCGCCTGGCCCAAGGCCCCCGGGAGGCCTTGAGCCACACCAAGCACGCCCTCAACAACTGGCCGAGGAGCTTCCTGGCCCACTTTGACGCCTCCTTGGCCCTGGAGTTCCTGGGCTTCTACGGAAGCGAGGTGGAGGAGGGCCTCCGGGCGCTCAAGGAGAAGCGCGCCCCCCACTTCGGCGATGCGGATTAA
- a CDS encoding pseudouridine synthase, with protein sequence MRINRYLARAGLLSRRKAEALVREGRVRVNGQPADLTTQVREGDRVEVDGKPLEPPKERVVLALHKPRGYTTTRADPHAQKTVYDLLPEIPGLHPVGRLDRDSEGLLLLTNDGELTFRLTHPRHGVRKVYRVWTEGGTLPQALCRRLVEGVVLEDGPARALSCRPAPGGAVLVLAEGRKREVRRMLKKVGYPVRRLLRLQVGPIRLGDLPPGKWRRLSPEEVAALYNEADVYHRERTRPDSGSGD encoded by the coding sequence ATGCGGATTAACCGGTACCTGGCTCGAGCCGGCCTCTTAAGCCGCAGGAAGGCGGAAGCCCTCGTCCGAGAAGGGCGGGTGCGGGTAAACGGGCAACCCGCCGATCTCACCACCCAGGTGCGGGAGGGGGACCGGGTGGAGGTGGACGGGAAGCCCCTGGAGCCCCCCAAGGAGCGGGTGGTCCTAGCCCTCCACAAGCCCCGGGGCTACACCACCACCCGCGCCGACCCCCACGCCCAAAAGACCGTCTACGACCTCCTCCCCGAGATCCCCGGCCTCCACCCCGTGGGTCGGCTAGACCGGGACTCGGAGGGGCTCCTCCTCCTCACCAACGACGGGGAGCTCACCTTCCGCCTCACCCACCCCCGGCATGGGGTCCGGAAGGTCTACCGGGTCTGGACCGAGGGGGGGACCCTCCCCCAGGCCCTCTGCCGGAGGCTGGTGGAGGGGGTGGTCCTGGAGGACGGCCCCGCCCGGGCCCTCTCCTGCCGGCCGGCCCCCGGGGGGGCGGTCTTGGTCCTGGCCGAGGGGCGGAAGCGGGAGGTGCGGCGGATGCTGAAAAAGGTGGGCTACCCCGTGCGCCGCCTCCTCCGCCTCCAGGTGGGGCCCATCCGCCTGGGGGACCTGCCGCCCGGGAAGTGGCGAAGGCTTTCCCCCGAGGAGGTGGCGGCCCTGTACAATGAGGCGGATGTTTACCACCGGGAACGGACCCGTCCAGATTCCGGAAGCGGCGATTAG
- the hpt gene encoding hypoxanthine phosphoribosyltransferase, translated as MRRMFTTGNGPVQIPEAAIRARVKELGEAIARDYQGRTPHMICVLNGAFIFMADLVRAIPLPLTLDFISISSYGNAYKSSGEVELIKDLRLPIHGKDVIVVEDIVDTGLTLSYLLEYLEARKPRSLRVAALLSKPSRRQVEVPIHYLGFEIEDAYVYGYGLDRAQFDRNLPFITSIRPEEE; from the coding sequence ATGAGGCGGATGTTTACCACCGGGAACGGACCCGTCCAGATTCCGGAAGCGGCGATTAGGGCCCGGGTCAAGGAGCTGGGAGAGGCCATCGCGCGGGACTACCAGGGCAGGACCCCCCATATGATCTGCGTTCTGAACGGGGCTTTCATCTTTATGGCCGACCTGGTGCGGGCCATCCCCCTGCCCCTCACCCTGGACTTCATCTCCATCAGCTCCTACGGGAACGCCTACAAGTCCAGCGGAGAGGTGGAGCTCATCAAGGACCTCCGGCTCCCCATCCATGGCAAGGACGTGATCGTGGTGGAGGACATCGTGGACACAGGCCTCACCCTGAGCTATCTCCTGGAGTACCTCGAGGCCCGCAAGCCCCGCTCCCTCCGGGTGGCGGCCCTCCTCTCCAAGCCCAGCCGCCGCCAGGTGGAGGTCCCCATCCACTACCTGGGGTTTGAGATCGAGGACGCCTACGTCTACGGCTACGGCCTGGACCGGGCCCAGTTTGACCGGAACCTGCCCTTCATCACCTCCATCCGCCCGGAGGAAGAGTAA
- a CDS encoding queuosine precursor transporter has protein sequence MTARYLDLITALFATVLLVSNVASTKLVVLGPFTFDGGTLLFPLAYIFGDVLTEVYGYRRSRRVIWTGFFALLLATLTFQLVAALPAPEDGESKRLAQAFGLLLGLTPRIVLGSLLAYFAGEFANAYVLARLKVRTEGRFFWLRALASTLVGQGLDTGLFLLVAFYGVLPDEVLLAVFLSNYVFKVGVEALMLPVTYLVVGFLKRAEGLDVYDRDTDFNPFRLA, from the coding sequence ATGACCGCGCGATACCTGGACCTGATCACCGCCCTCTTCGCCACGGTCCTCCTGGTCTCCAACGTGGCCTCCACCAAGCTGGTGGTCCTGGGGCCCTTCACCTTTGACGGGGGGACCCTCCTCTTCCCTCTGGCCTACATCTTCGGGGACGTCCTCACCGAGGTCTACGGCTACCGGAGAAGCCGCCGGGTGATCTGGACGGGGTTCTTCGCCCTCCTCCTCGCCACCCTCACCTTCCAGCTGGTGGCGGCCCTCCCCGCGCCGGAGGACGGGGAGAGTAAGCGCCTGGCCCAGGCCTTCGGCCTCCTCCTCGGCCTCACCCCCCGGATCGTCCTGGGAAGCCTCCTGGCCTACTTCGCCGGGGAGTTCGCCAACGCCTACGTCCTGGCCCGGCTAAAGGTGCGCACCGAGGGGCGCTTCTTCTGGCTCAGGGCCCTGGCCTCCACCCTGGTGGGCCAGGGGCTGGACACGGGGCTTTTCCTCCTGGTGGCCTTCTACGGCGTCCTCCCGGACGAGGTCCTCCTCGCCGTCTTCCTCTCCAACTACGTCTTCAAGGTGGGGGTGGAGGCCCTGATGCTCCCCGTCACCTACCTGGTGGTGGGCTTTTTGAAGCGGGCCGAGGGCCTGGACGTCTACGACCGGGACACGGACTTCAACCCCTTCCGGCTAGCATGA
- a CDS encoding adenylosuccinate synthase, with translation MPGIAIIGAQWGDEGKGKVVDALAPEADYVVRYQGGANAGHTVVAQGKTFKLNLLPSGVIHPHAVNVLADGMVIDPFRFQEELLHLLREGFEPQVYVSERAHLVLPHHKHVESRHNFVGTTGRGIGPAYSDRARRVGIRAGDLLDEAVLRERVRRLLLEKPNSTREAGWDTEEKALADLERMREILAPYIADTGSLLREAWRKGKRLLFEGAQATLLDLNYGTYPYVTSSHPTIGGVLVGTGLSHKAITKVYGVAKAYATRVGEGPFPTELKDELGAYLRERGGEYGTTTGRPRRVGWLDLVALRYACEVNGFDGLALTKLDVLAGLEKVKVAVEYLDGSRPGEARPEAVRYVELPGWGDLKGVRSREELPKALLRFLELIEEHTGVPVVLFSTSPRREDTFGAVSWV, from the coding sequence ATGCCGGGGATCGCCATCATCGGAGCGCAGTGGGGGGACGAGGGAAAGGGCAAGGTGGTGGACGCCCTGGCCCCCGAGGCGGACTACGTGGTCCGCTACCAGGGAGGGGCGAACGCGGGCCACACCGTGGTGGCCCAGGGGAAGACCTTCAAGCTCAACCTCCTCCCCTCGGGGGTCATTCACCCCCACGCGGTGAACGTCCTGGCGGACGGGATGGTCATAGACCCCTTCCGCTTCCAGGAGGAGCTTCTGCACCTCCTGCGCGAGGGGTTTGAGCCCCAGGTCTACGTCTCGGAGCGGGCCCACCTGGTCCTGCCCCACCACAAGCACGTGGAAAGCCGGCACAACTTCGTGGGCACCACGGGCCGGGGCATCGGGCCGGCCTACTCCGACCGGGCCCGGCGGGTGGGGATCCGGGCGGGGGACCTCCTGGACGAGGCGGTGCTGCGGGAGAGGGTGCGCCGCCTCCTCCTGGAGAAGCCCAACTCCACCCGGGAGGCGGGCTGGGACACAGAGGAAAAGGCCCTGGCCGACCTGGAAAGGATGCGGGAGATCCTCGCCCCCTACATCGCCGACACGGGCAGCCTCCTGCGGGAGGCCTGGCGGAAGGGAAAGCGCCTCCTCTTTGAGGGGGCCCAGGCCACCCTTCTGGACCTGAACTACGGCACCTACCCCTACGTCACGAGCTCCCACCCCACCATCGGCGGAGTCCTGGTGGGGACGGGGCTTTCCCACAAGGCCATCACCAAGGTCTACGGGGTGGCCAAGGCCTACGCCACCCGGGTGGGGGAAGGGCCCTTCCCCACCGAGCTGAAGGACGAGCTCGGCGCCTACCTAAGGGAGCGGGGCGGGGAGTACGGGACCACCACGGGGAGGCCCCGCCGGGTGGGCTGGCTGGACCTGGTGGCCCTGCGGTACGCCTGCGAGGTGAACGGGTTTGACGGCCTGGCCCTCACCAAGCTGGACGTCCTGGCAGGCCTGGAGAAGGTCAAGGTGGCCGTGGAGTACCTGGACGGGAGCCGGCCCGGGGAGGCCAGGCCGGAGGCGGTGCGCTACGTGGAGCTTCCGGGCTGGGGGGACCTAAAGGGGGTGCGCTCGCGGGAGGAGCTTCCCAAGGCCCTCTTGCGCTTCCTCGAGCTCATAGAGGAGCACACCGGGGTGCCCGTGGTCCTCTTCTCCACCAGCCCCCGCCGGGAGGACACCTTCGGGGCGGTGAGCTGGGTGTAG
- the trpD gene encoding anthranilate phosphoribosyltransferase, producing MVVKALSGERLTEEEAYSLMQRMMAGELSPVETAGVLVALRTRGETPEEIAGFARAMREAARRVEVRRRPLLDIVGTGGDHQGTLNLSTAAGLVAAAGGVAVAKHGNRAATSKAGSADTLEALGVNIEAPPERMAEAVEEVGFGFFFARLYHPAMRHVAPVRAELKVRTVFNLLGPLTNPAGATHYVLGVFSPDWLFPMAEALERLGARGLVVHGEGADELVLGENQVLEVGKGRYTLRPEEVGLEPAPLEALRGGGPEENARLLRRLLKGEEKGPLRQAVALNAGAAFYVAGRAASLQEGVRLALEVLEAGAAYEVLERLVRKLA from the coding sequence ATGGTCGTAAAGGCGCTTTCCGGAGAACGGCTCACCGAGGAGGAGGCCTACAGCCTCATGCAGCGGATGATGGCGGGGGAGCTCTCCCCCGTGGAGACCGCCGGGGTCCTGGTGGCCCTTAGGACCCGAGGGGAGACCCCGGAGGAGATCGCCGGCTTCGCCCGGGCCATGCGGGAGGCGGCCCGGCGGGTGGAGGTGAGGCGGCGGCCCCTTTTGGACATCGTGGGCACGGGGGGGGACCACCAGGGCACCCTTAACCTCTCCACCGCCGCGGGCCTGGTGGCGGCGGCCGGGGGGGTGGCGGTGGCCAAGCACGGGAACCGGGCGGCCACCTCCAAGGCCGGGAGCGCGGACACCCTCGAGGCCCTGGGGGTGAACATAGAGGCCCCCCCGGAGCGGATGGCCGAGGCGGTGGAGGAGGTGGGCTTCGGCTTTTTCTTCGCCCGGCTCTACCACCCCGCCATGCGCCACGTGGCCCCGGTGCGGGCCGAGCTCAAGGTGCGCACCGTCTTCAACCTCCTGGGCCCCCTCACCAACCCCGCCGGGGCCACCCACTACGTCCTGGGGGTCTTCAGCCCGGACTGGCTTTTCCCCATGGCCGAGGCCCTAGAGCGGCTCGGGGCCCGGGGTCTGGTGGTCCACGGGGAGGGGGCGGACGAGCTCGTTTTGGGGGAGAACCAGGTCCTGGAGGTGGGCAAGGGGCGCTACACCCTCCGCCCCGAGGAGGTGGGCCTCGAGCCCGCTCCCTTGGAGGCTCTCCGGGGCGGGGGGCCTGAGGAGAACGCCCGCCTCCTCCGAAGGCTCCTAAAGGGCGAGGAGAAGGGCCCCCTGCGCCAGGCGGTGGCCCTGAACGCGGGGGCGGCCTTCTACGTGGCGGGGCGGGCGGCCTCCCTCCAAGAAGGCGTCCGGCTCGCCCTGGAGGTCCTCGAGGCGGGCGCGGCCTACGAGGTGTTGGAGCGGCTGGTCCGGAAACTGGCCTAA
- a CDS encoding anthranilate synthase component II, translating into MRVLVVDNYDSFTYNLVQYLGELSAEPIVWRNDQFALEDVEGLDPDRIVVSPGPCTPYEAGLSIPLIQRYAPRYPILGVCLGHQAIGAAFGAKVVPAPILMHGKVSPIHHDGTGVFRGLPSPFTATRYHSLVISDLPEALRVNAWAEEAGGRTIMGVRHRDYPTHGVQFHPESILTEVGKLILKNFLEDPWS; encoded by the coding sequence ATGCGGGTTTTGGTGGTAGACAACTACGACAGCTTCACCTACAACCTGGTCCAGTACCTGGGGGAGCTTTCCGCCGAGCCCATCGTTTGGCGGAACGACCAGTTCGCCCTCGAGGACGTGGAGGGGCTGGACCCGGACCGGATCGTGGTGAGCCCGGGCCCCTGCACCCCCTATGAGGCGGGGCTTTCCATCCCCCTCATCCAGCGCTACGCTCCCCGCTACCCCATCCTGGGGGTCTGCCTGGGCCACCAGGCCATCGGGGCGGCCTTCGGGGCCAAGGTGGTGCCCGCCCCCATCCTGATGCACGGGAAGGTGAGCCCCATCCACCACGACGGCACCGGGGTCTTCCGGGGGCTCCCGAGCCCCTTCACGGCCACCCGGTACCACTCCCTGGTCATCTCCGACCTTCCCGAGGCCCTGCGGGTGAACGCCTGGGCCGAGGAGGCGGGGGGGAGGACGATCATGGGGGTGCGGCACCGGGACTACCCCACCCACGGGGTCCAGTTCCACCCCGAGTCCATCCTCACGGAAGTGGGTAAACTCATCCTCAAGAACTTTCTGGAGGACCCATGGTCGTAA
- the trpE gene encoding anthranilate synthase component I: MVKPYRRTLLADLETPVTAYLKLAEKERVSFLLESVERGQQGRFSIVGVGARRTFRLKDGRFTINGVPVPTQDPLRALYEAVHAPLERPPDLPPFFGGVVGYAAYDLIRYYERLPSLKPDDLSLPDLLFVEPEVVLVFDHLKSLLHIVAPGEEAEEAEARLAWAERRLRGPLPGVPGERPGGRARFAPDLSQEAYEEAVRKALDYIRAGDIFQVVLSVRLSSPLTVHPFALYRALRSVNPSPYMGYLDLGEVVLVSASPESLLRSDGRRVVTRPIAGTRPRGRDAEEDRRLMEDLLKDEKERAEHLMLLDLSRNDIGRVARFGSVRVLEPMHVEFYSHVMHLVSTVEGVLAEGKTPLDALASVLPMGTVSGAPKIRAMEIIEELEPHRRGPYGGSFGYLAYDGIMDVALTLRTFVVAGGWMHVQAGAGIVADSVPEREYQECMNKARALLKAVEMAEEGL, from the coding sequence ATGGTCAAGCCCTACCGCAGAACCCTTCTGGCCGACCTGGAGACCCCGGTCACCGCCTACTTGAAGCTTGCGGAGAAGGAGCGGGTGAGCTTCCTCCTGGAGTCGGTGGAGCGGGGACAGCAGGGCCGGTTCTCCATCGTGGGGGTGGGGGCCAGGCGCACCTTCCGGCTCAAGGACGGCCGCTTCACCATAAACGGGGTTCCCGTCCCCACCCAGGACCCCCTGCGCGCCCTCTACGAGGCCGTCCACGCCCCCCTGGAGCGCCCGCCGGACCTCCCCCCCTTCTTCGGCGGGGTGGTGGGGTACGCGGCCTACGACCTCATCCGCTACTACGAGCGCCTTCCCAGCCTTAAGCCCGACGACCTTTCCCTTCCCGACCTCCTCTTCGTGGAGCCCGAGGTGGTCCTGGTCTTTGACCACCTGAAAAGCCTCCTCCACATCGTGGCCCCGGGGGAGGAGGCCGAGGAGGCGGAGGCCCGCCTGGCCTGGGCGGAAAGGAGGCTCAGGGGGCCCCTTCCCGGGGTGCCGGGGGAGCGGCCCGGGGGAAGGGCCCGGTTCGCCCCCGACCTAAGCCAGGAGGCCTACGAGGAGGCGGTCCGGAAGGCCCTGGACTACATCCGGGCCGGGGACATCTTCCAGGTGGTCCTCTCCGTAAGGCTCTCCTCCCCCCTCACCGTCCACCCCTTCGCCCTCTACCGGGCCTTGAGGAGCGTGAACCCGAGCCCCTACATGGGCTATCTGGACCTGGGGGAGGTGGTCCTGGTCTCGGCGAGCCCGGAAAGCCTCCTTCGCTCGGACGGCCGTCGGGTGGTCACCCGGCCCATCGCCGGCACCCGCCCCCGGGGCCGGGACGCGGAGGAGGACCGGAGGCTCATGGAGGATCTTCTAAAGGACGAGAAGGAGCGGGCCGAGCACCTGATGCTTCTGGACCTCTCCCGCAACGACATCGGCCGGGTGGCCCGCTTCGGGAGCGTCCGGGTCTTGGAGCCCATGCACGTGGAGTTCTACTCCCACGTGATGCACCTGGTCTCCACCGTGGAGGGGGTCCTGGCCGAGGGGAAGACCCCCCTGGATGCCTTGGCCAGCGTCTTGCCCATGGGGACGGTCTCCGGGGCCCCGAAGATCCGGGCCATGGAGATCATAGAGGAGCTCGAGCCCCACCGCCGGGGACCCTACGGGGGGAGCTTTGGGTACCTGGCCTACGACGGGATCATGGACGTGGCCCTCACCCTGCGCACCTTCGTGGTGGCCGGGGGGTGGATGCATGTCCAGGCCGGGGCGGGGATCGTGGCCGACTCGGTGCCCGAGCGGGAGTACCAGGAGTGCATGAACAAGGCGCGGGCCCTCCTCAAGGCGGTGGAGATGGCGGAGGAGGGCCTATGA
- the pruA gene encoding L-glutamate gamma-semialdehyde dehydrogenase, with protein sequence MTVEPFRNQPIETFQTPEARAEMKEALRRVRAEFGRHWPLYIGGEWVDTRERIVSLNPSAPSEAVGTTAKAGVAEAEEALKAAWRAFATWKDWPQEDRSRVLLKAAAIMKRRRRELEATLVYEIGKNWVEASAEVAEAIDFLEYYARQALKYKYPSVEVVPYPGEDNESFYIPLGAGVVIAPWNFPIAIFTGMMAGPIAVGNTVVAKPAEDTVVIAAKVFEILEEAGLPAGVANFLPGEGSEVGAYLVAHPRTRFINFTGSLEVGLKINEAAARLAPGQTWIKRVFLELGGKDAILVDETADYDLAAEGILVSAYGFQGQKCSAASRLILTEKAYEPVLERVLKRAEKLVVGPAEENPDLGPVASEAQEKKVLSYIEIGQKEGQLVLGGQRLEGEGYFIAPTLFTEVSPQARIAQEEIFGPVLSVIRVKDFAEGLEVANSTVYGLTGGVYSRKREHLELARRAFHVGNLYFNRKITGALVGVQPFGGFNLSGTDTKAGGPDYLLHFLQMKTVAERF encoded by the coding sequence ATGACGGTAGAGCCCTTTAGGAACCAGCCCATAGAGACGTTCCAGACCCCCGAGGCCCGGGCCGAGATGAAGGAGGCCCTGCGCCGGGTGCGGGCGGAGTTCGGCCGCCACTGGCCCCTCTATATTGGCGGGGAGTGGGTGGACACCCGGGAGCGGATCGTTTCCCTAAACCCCTCCGCCCCCAGCGAGGCGGTGGGGACCACGGCCAAGGCGGGCGTGGCCGAGGCGGAGGAGGCCTTGAAGGCCGCCTGGCGCGCCTTCGCCACCTGGAAGGACTGGCCGCAGGAGGACCGCAGCCGCGTCCTCCTGAAGGCGGCGGCCATCATGAAGCGCCGCCGCCGGGAGCTCGAGGCCACCTTGGTCTACGAGATCGGGAAGAACTGGGTGGAGGCGAGCGCGGAGGTGGCGGAGGCGATAGACTTCCTGGAGTACTACGCCCGCCAGGCCCTGAAGTACAAGTACCCCTCGGTGGAGGTGGTCCCCTACCCCGGGGAGGACAACGAGAGCTTCTACATCCCCCTGGGGGCTGGGGTGGTCATCGCCCCCTGGAACTTCCCCATCGCCATCTTCACCGGGATGATGGCGGGCCCCATCGCTGTGGGGAACACCGTGGTGGCCAAGCCCGCCGAGGACACGGTGGTCATCGCGGCCAAGGTCTTTGAGATCCTGGAGGAGGCGGGCCTGCCCGCGGGGGTGGCCAACTTCCTCCCCGGGGAGGGGAGCGAGGTGGGGGCGTACCTGGTGGCCCACCCCCGGACCCGGTTCATCAACTTCACGGGGAGCCTCGAGGTGGGCCTGAAGATCAACGAGGCCGCCGCCCGGCTGGCCCCCGGCCAGACCTGGATCAAGAGGGTCTTTTTAGAGCTGGGCGGAAAGGACGCCATCCTGGTGGACGAGACCGCCGACTACGACCTGGCGGCGGAGGGGATCCTCGTCTCCGCCTACGGTTTCCAGGGGCAGAAGTGCTCGGCGGCGAGCCGCCTCATCCTCACCGAGAAGGCCTACGAGCCGGTTTTGGAGAGGGTCCTGAAGCGGGCCGAGAAGCTGGTGGTGGGCCCGGCGGAGGAGAACCCCGACCTGGGGCCGGTGGCGAGCGAGGCCCAGGAGAAAAAGGTCCTCTCCTACATAGAGATCGGCCAAAAGGAGGGGCAGCTCGTCCTGGGCGGGCAGCGGTTGGAGGGGGAGGGGTACTTCATCGCCCCCACCCTTTTCACCGAGGTCTCCCCCCAGGCCCGCATCGCCCAGGAGGAGATCTTCGGCCCCGTCCTTTCGGTGATCCGGGTGAAGGACTTCGCCGAGGGGCTCGAGGTGGCCAATAGCACGGTCTACGGCCTCACCGGCGGGGTCTACTCCCGGAAGCGGGAGCACCTGGAGCTCGCCCGCCGGGCCTTCCACGTGGGCAACCTCTACTTCAACCGCAAGATCACCGGGGCCCTGGTGGGGGTCCAGCCCTTCGGGGGCTTCAACCTCTCCGGCACCGACACCAAGGCCGGGGGGCCGGACTACCTCCTCCACTTCCTGCAGATGAAGACGGTGGCCGAACGCTTCTAA